The following are from one region of the Segatella oris genome:
- a CDS encoding murein hydrolase activator EnvC family protein has protein sequence MKRIAFILFTLLLTLSISAQKKAPNKQYVKTQKKAKTIKKAVKPKGKTVQKTAIYTNASIRGLQGQRSQIQKKIKEQEQALRKNQADVKERLNNLLTLNSQIDERQKNINGIEKDIHHINGNIDILKAQLQTLEQQLADHKSKYIKSMRYMAHHRTVQDKLMFIFSANNFTQMYRRLRFVREYADFQKAQGEMVKNKQAQVDGKHKQLEQVKGQKSNLLYQGKKEKEALEGQQNEQKKMVASLQNQQKTIQKIITEQKQKDAALNAQIDRLVAQEVAKARARAAAEAKRQAAAKAAAQRRAAELARQKAAAEAAARENARRIAEAKEREARLKAEAEAAARAAEEARIAQQSAAEAKKKAAAEATAKAAAEKRERAEQAAKEAEAQRQAAERKAKVEAERQKQELAEAKKEADAAERLSTVDRMISGGFEANRGRLPMPISGNYKIVSHFGQYNVSGLKGVTLDNKGINIKGNPGCVARSIYDGEVSAVFGYAGSMVVMVRHGAFISVYCNLRSVSVSRGQKVSTRQALGTVGTDNILQFQLRKETTKLNPEAWLGR, from the coding sequence ATGAAAAGAATTGCATTCATCCTATTTACCCTGCTGCTGACACTCAGTATTTCGGCACAAAAAAAAGCGCCGAACAAGCAGTATGTAAAGACACAAAAGAAAGCAAAAACAATAAAAAAGGCAGTTAAGCCCAAGGGTAAAACTGTCCAAAAGACCGCAATCTATACCAATGCTTCTATTCGCGGACTGCAAGGACAGCGTTCACAGATACAGAAAAAGATAAAGGAACAGGAGCAAGCTCTACGCAAGAACCAAGCTGATGTAAAAGAAAGACTCAACAATCTGCTGACTCTTAACAGTCAGATTGATGAGCGGCAGAAGAATATCAACGGCATAGAGAAAGACATTCACCATATCAATGGCAACATTGATATACTCAAAGCACAGCTCCAGACACTTGAACAACAACTGGCAGACCACAAGAGTAAGTACATCAAGTCTATGCGCTACATGGCTCATCACCGCACAGTTCAAGACAAATTGATGTTTATCTTTTCAGCAAACAACTTCACTCAGATGTACCGTCGCCTACGTTTCGTGCGCGAATATGCCGACTTTCAGAAGGCACAAGGAGAGATGGTGAAGAACAAACAGGCTCAGGTTGATGGAAAACACAAACAATTAGAGCAGGTGAAAGGGCAGAAGAGCAATCTTCTTTATCAAGGAAAGAAAGAGAAAGAAGCCCTTGAAGGTCAGCAGAATGAACAGAAAAAGATGGTTGCTTCGCTGCAAAATCAGCAGAAAACCATTCAGAAGATTATCACAGAACAAAAGCAGAAAGACGCTGCCCTCAATGCACAAATCGACCGATTGGTAGCTCAAGAAGTGGCCAAGGCACGTGCACGTGCAGCTGCAGAAGCCAAACGTCAGGCTGCAGCTAAGGCCGCCGCACAACGCCGCGCTGCAGAATTAGCCCGCCAGAAAGCCGCTGCAGAGGCTGCAGCCCGCGAGAATGCACGTCGTATAGCAGAGGCTAAAGAACGTGAAGCTCGCTTGAAAGCTGAAGCAGAAGCAGCTGCCCGAGCTGCAGAAGAAGCCCGAATTGCACAGCAATCAGCTGCAGAAGCCAAGAAAAAAGCCGCTGCGGAAGCAACTGCAAAAGCTGCTGCAGAGAAACGGGAACGGGCAGAACAGGCTGCAAAGGAGGCCGAAGCACAGCGCCAAGCAGCGGAACGTAAGGCTAAAGTTGAGGCTGAACGCCAGAAACAAGAACTTGCAGAAGCTAAGAAAGAGGCTGATGCTGCTGAACGGTTATCGACTGTAGACCGCATGATTAGCGGTGGTTTTGAAGCCAACCGCGGTCGGCTGCCAATGCCAATCTCGGGCAACTACAAGATTGTAAGCCACTTCGGACAGTACAATGTATCGGGCTTGAAAGGCGTGACGCTTGATAATAAGGGCATCAACATTAAGGGAAATCCAGGTTGTGTGGCTCGCTCTATCTATGATGGAGAAGTGAGTGCAGTCTTCGGATATGCCGGAAGCATGGTAGTTATGGTGCGTCATGGCGCCTTTATCTCTGTGTATTGCAATCTGCGTTCAGTCAGTGTAAGCCGTGGGCAGAAAGTAAGCACACGTCAAGCACTTGGCACTGTCGGCACAGATAATATTCTTCAGTTTCAATTGCGCAAAGAAACAACCAAACTTAATCCTGAAGCTTGGCTTGGAAGATAA
- a CDS encoding M3 family metallopeptidase → MKKLHATLKRSLLAAGLASTVALSASAQQAHEDKRRNPLLIYSALPFTAPDFSCISETDYKPALYKAIHDQRDFINHIVNNEETPTFANTIQAYERSGVMLDRVLSVFYCLTSAHKTPIIAQTEKEITPVLTDWQNKITFNEKLFARIKYVYDHERNTLKGEDLKLLDETYKQFVRSGALLSAEKKARMEQINRRIAELQQQWGTLLTDATNQAAVWVNSKDELKGLSEADIAQCKKDAVSRGGKAPYCIVIVNTTQQAILTHLDNRDLRRRVFEASVHRSDGTGGFNTYPIVVEMAKLRAEKAELMGYKNYAAYSLENTMAKTPENVYAFLKQLIASYKPKAKEETREIEKFARKIEGNDFKLQPYDRFYYSAKMKKAKYNFSEDDVKPYFNIDSVLIKGVFYAAQRAYGLTFKRAWDVPTYHKDMRVYEVIDKDGKPLALWYCDYFRRPTKRGGAWMSSFAKQSKYRKQQPIIYNVCNYAKAPEGQPTLLTWDEVTTMFHEFGHALHGILSDCEYNSLSGTAVARDFVEMPSQFNESFAIIPEIFNHYARHTETGAPMPEELKEKMLSSINFQPAYALGENLGATCIDMAWAMLSSKDIPTADKAAAFEQQALKEVGLLDTQIPPRYATSYFNHVWGGGYAAGYYSYLWTEVLADNIASCFAQRGALKPEVGQDFRDKVLSKGNTKDLMQTFTDFTGLKSPDTSALLKARGM, encoded by the coding sequence ATGAAGAAACTCCATGCAACCCTTAAGCGCTCGCTATTGGCAGCCGGTTTAGCCTCTACCGTGGCGCTTTCAGCCTCGGCACAACAGGCTCACGAAGACAAAAGACGCAATCCGTTGCTCATCTATAGCGCACTGCCTTTTACGGCACCTGACTTCAGTTGTATTTCAGAAACCGACTATAAGCCGGCCTTGTATAAGGCTATTCATGATCAACGCGACTTTATCAATCACATCGTCAACAACGAGGAAACTCCCACTTTCGCCAATACAATCCAAGCTTATGAGCGAAGTGGCGTGATGCTTGACCGCGTTTTAAGCGTATTCTATTGCTTGACAAGTGCTCACAAAACGCCAATCATAGCCCAGACAGAGAAAGAAATCACGCCCGTTTTAACCGACTGGCAAAACAAGATAACCTTTAATGAGAAACTATTTGCCCGCATCAAGTATGTCTATGACCACGAACGAAACACGCTGAAAGGTGAAGATCTCAAGCTTTTAGACGAGACCTACAAGCAGTTTGTACGCTCCGGCGCTCTTCTTTCAGCCGAGAAGAAAGCGCGGATGGAGCAAATCAACAGACGAATTGCCGAACTACAGCAGCAATGGGGCACCCTGTTGACCGATGCAACCAATCAGGCTGCAGTGTGGGTGAACAGTAAAGACGAGCTGAAAGGACTGAGTGAGGCCGATATTGCCCAATGCAAGAAGGATGCAGTAAGCCGTGGTGGTAAGGCTCCTTATTGCATAGTGATTGTCAACACCACACAACAAGCCATTCTTACTCATCTTGATAACCGCGATTTACGCCGTCGCGTGTTCGAAGCTTCAGTGCATAGAAGCGACGGAACAGGTGGTTTCAACACCTATCCTATCGTAGTTGAGATGGCAAAGTTGCGCGCAGAGAAAGCCGAACTCATGGGGTATAAGAACTATGCTGCCTATTCTTTGGAGAACACCATGGCTAAAACACCGGAGAATGTGTATGCCTTTTTGAAACAACTCATCGCTTCTTACAAGCCAAAAGCAAAGGAAGAGACCCGCGAAATCGAAAAGTTTGCCCGCAAAATCGAAGGAAACGACTTCAAACTTCAACCCTACGACCGCTTCTACTACTCGGCAAAGATGAAGAAAGCCAAGTATAATTTCTCCGAAGATGACGTCAAACCTTACTTCAATATCGACAGTGTGCTCATCAAGGGTGTGTTTTATGCTGCCCAAAGAGCCTACGGATTGACTTTCAAAAGGGCTTGGGACGTACCGACATATCATAAGGATATGCGCGTGTATGAAGTCATTGACAAGGACGGAAAGCCACTCGCACTGTGGTATTGTGACTACTTCCGCCGCCCAACCAAACGTGGAGGTGCGTGGATGAGCAGCTTTGCCAAGCAGAGCAAATACCGTAAACAGCAGCCTATTATCTATAATGTGTGCAACTATGCCAAGGCACCCGAGGGCCAACCTACACTCCTGACATGGGACGAAGTAACGACAATGTTCCATGAGTTTGGACATGCCTTGCACGGTATTCTGTCGGATTGCGAGTATAATTCTCTTAGTGGAACCGCCGTTGCCCGCGACTTTGTAGAGATGCCTTCACAGTTTAATGAGAGCTTTGCCATCATTCCGGAGATCTTCAACCACTATGCACGACACACCGAAACGGGTGCACCGATGCCCGAAGAACTCAAGGAAAAGATGCTCAGCAGCATCAATTTCCAACCTGCTTACGCCTTAGGTGAGAACCTTGGTGCCACATGTATCGACATGGCTTGGGCGATGTTATCCTCCAAGGACATACCAACAGCCGACAAAGCTGCAGCTTTCGAGCAGCAAGCTCTTAAGGAAGTAGGTCTTTTGGACACACAGATTCCGCCACGTTATGCCACATCCTACTTCAATCATGTATGGGGAGGAGGCTATGCCGCGGGCTATTACAGCTACCTTTGGACTGAAGTTTTGGCCGACAACATAGCCTCTTGCTTCGCTCAACGCGGTGCTCTGAAGCCCGAAGTAGGCCAGGATTTCCGCGACAAAGTACTCAGTAAAGGCAATACCAAAGACCTTATGCAGACCTTTACTGACTTCACCGGTCTGAAATCTCCCGACACTTCGGCACTCTTGAAGGCAAGAGGAATGTAG
- a CDS encoding DUF5687 family protein, translating into MLKILLKLWWIQKQRTFDWKRMGIFIYMVLCIIVGMGAGYWQAGGELGKLFTRGGMEIIIVPLVMMFSPMELLMKFLLKTDAAGMDDYLRTKPIPQATWHRFLLVLNLIDYLNWFIPIMAFIIACMLMPMGYALLVFGLSLTLNIADGLMITGLRKAQGWEYKLPLWLMLLFYYCLSVPFMVFFMSWLGPVGSAMAWFLATLGFGVTVYAYLCYVRHYNEQQGQQTKVGRIGGTSLFSMEYISLLRSKRLRTGELFILTIMVLQAYFQGMNMKGDADLNSISGIFLFMAIMFSSMMLGQWIFGIEGNFFHGLITKPISVFDMLRRKFCFFLFLNMTATLLLVPGIFLGYWKFSTLLSVSIFCAGINLLYMPTCLFSKRIDLFSSAFFNYQGANMGVNVYAFVLLIPLAIYVCLCIFAENPLLTDGVAAGLGLIMLGLSHPIIRRVANRFMAIKYKRMEDFME; encoded by the coding sequence ATGCTGAAAATTCTTCTCAAACTGTGGTGGATACAGAAGCAAAGAACGTTTGATTGGAAGCGCATGGGCATCTTCATCTACATGGTGCTGTGCATCATTGTAGGTATGGGTGCAGGCTATTGGCAGGCAGGAGGCGAGCTGGGTAAGCTCTTCACGAGGGGTGGAATGGAGATTATCATCGTTCCACTTGTCATGATGTTTTCTCCCATGGAGCTTCTGATGAAGTTTCTGTTGAAGACAGATGCTGCCGGAATGGACGACTATCTGCGCACCAAACCCATACCACAAGCCACGTGGCATCGCTTTCTCCTTGTGCTCAATCTCATCGACTACCTCAATTGGTTCATTCCAATTATGGCCTTCATCATTGCTTGTATGCTCATGCCTATGGGCTATGCACTGCTGGTTTTCGGGCTTTCGCTGACCTTGAACATTGCAGACGGCCTGATGATTACAGGTCTTCGAAAGGCCCAAGGATGGGAATATAAGCTGCCATTATGGTTGATGTTGCTCTTCTATTATTGCCTTTCTGTGCCCTTCATGGTCTTTTTCATGAGTTGGTTAGGGCCTGTCGGCAGTGCCATGGCATGGTTCTTGGCCACTTTGGGCTTTGGAGTAACCGTCTATGCCTACCTTTGTTATGTCAGACATTACAATGAGCAGCAGGGTCAACAGACGAAAGTGGGCCGCATTGGAGGCACATCGCTCTTCAGCATGGAATATATCTCACTGCTCCGTTCGAAGCGTCTGCGCACGGGAGAACTGTTTATTCTGACGATAATGGTACTGCAAGCTTACTTCCAGGGCATGAACATGAAAGGGGATGCCGACTTGAACAGCATCTCCGGAATATTTCTTTTCATGGCTATCATGTTCTCTTCCATGATGCTTGGACAATGGATCTTCGGCATTGAAGGCAACTTCTTCCATGGCCTGATAACGAAACCTATTTCGGTTTTCGACATGCTCCGGCGCAAGTTCTGCTTCTTTCTTTTCCTCAACATGACAGCAACACTGTTGCTTGTTCCAGGCATATTCTTAGGCTACTGGAAGTTTTCAACACTGCTATCTGTATCTATTTTCTGTGCAGGAATAAACCTGTTGTATATGCCAACATGTCTTTTCTCGAAACGGATAGACCTCTTTTCGTCGGCATTCTTCAACTATCAAGGGGCCAATATGGGCGTCAACGTCTATGCTTTCGTGCTATTAATCCCGCTTGCTATCTACGTTTGCCTGTGTATCTTCGCAGAAAATCCACTCCTCACAGACGGAGTTGCTGCCGGTCTTGGACTTATCATGCTTGGTCTTTCGCATCCGATTATCCGACGCGTTGCCAACCGTTTCATGGCAATAAAATACAAGCGAATGGAGGATTTCATGGAATAG
- a CDS encoding ABC transporter ATP-binding protein: MDIEIKDLKKVYGTQTVVDIKELTIHAGELIGLVGNNGAGKTTLMRLILDLIKADEGFVMSNGVKVNESEAWKQYTGSFIDGRFLIDFYTPEEYFTFIGTVYGLSKEIIDERLSRYAPLMHDEILGTKKYIRDFSEGNRQKIGIIGAMLINPQILILDEPFNYLDPSSQINIAKTIHAFCKETGATVILSSHNLNFVSDISSRILLLEKGLLIKDLNNEEGCAMKELEAYFGA, encoded by the coding sequence ATGGATATAGAAATTAAAGACCTTAAAAAGGTGTATGGAACTCAGACAGTTGTCGACATCAAAGAACTGACTATACACGCCGGAGAGCTTATCGGACTCGTGGGAAACAACGGTGCCGGCAAGACTACGCTCATGCGATTGATCCTCGATTTGATTAAAGCCGACGAAGGTTTTGTGATGAGTAATGGGGTGAAAGTAAACGAAAGCGAGGCATGGAAACAATATACAGGCTCGTTTATCGACGGTCGTTTCCTGATAGATTTCTACACTCCGGAGGAATACTTCACTTTTATCGGCACCGTATATGGCTTGTCAAAAGAGATAATCGACGAGCGGTTGTCCCGTTATGCACCCCTGATGCACGATGAAATCCTCGGTACAAAGAAGTATATCCGTGACTTTTCAGAGGGCAACCGACAAAAGATCGGCATCATTGGCGCCATGCTTATCAATCCACAGATACTCATTTTAGACGAGCCTTTCAATTATCTTGACCCCTCATCTCAAATCAACATCGCCAAAACGATACACGCTTTCTGCAAGGAAACAGGTGCAACCGTCATTCTTTCGAGCCACAATCTGAACTTCGTTTCCGACATATCGTCGCGCATCCTGCTGCTCGAGAAGGGGCTACTCATCAAAGACTTAAACAATGAAGAGGGTTGCGCCATGAAAGAATTAGAGGCATATTTTGGGGCATAG
- the recO gene encoding DNA repair protein RecO has protein sequence MVIKTKAIVLHAFKFGENKMMIDLLTEQQGRVTFAARISNSPRAKVKKQYFQPFAVLDVEYDYRQKATIQTFIHVGIAYPLGSIPFDSYKLSISFFLAELTAYATRDEQTNAPLFNYIVSSIEWLDSCGTTFSNFHLVYIVHLLRFLGFYPNLEAYEEGCYFDMRSGCYSCTMPTHRDFLAPSDANLVATFSRMDYANMHLFKMSHADRNRFCEIVLTYYRLHIPKFPELKSLKVLRELY, from the coding sequence ATGGTGATAAAGACGAAAGCAATAGTGCTGCATGCATTCAAATTCGGCGAAAACAAAATGATGATTGATTTGCTTACCGAGCAACAGGGACGTGTAACGTTTGCTGCACGGATATCAAACTCGCCGAGAGCGAAAGTCAAAAAGCAATACTTCCAGCCTTTTGCCGTGCTCGATGTTGAATATGATTATCGTCAGAAAGCTACGATTCAAACCTTTATTCATGTAGGGATTGCATACCCGTTGGGGTCAATACCTTTTGATTCCTATAAGCTTTCTATCTCGTTTTTCCTTGCCGAACTGACGGCATATGCCACGCGTGACGAACAAACCAATGCGCCTTTGTTCAACTATATTGTTTCAAGTATTGAATGGCTTGACAGCTGTGGCACCACATTTTCCAATTTCCACCTTGTCTATATCGTGCATTTGTTGCGCTTTTTGGGGTTCTATCCCAACCTTGAAGCTTATGAGGAAGGGTGTTATTTTGACATGCGCAGTGGCTGCTACTCATGCACTATGCCCACACATCGCGACTTTCTCGCCCCGTCAGATGCTAATCTTGTGGCCACGTTTTCGCGCATGGATTATGCCAACATGCACCTTTTTAAGATGTCGCATGCCGACAGGAACCGCTTCTGTGAAATCGTTTTGACCTATTACCGCTTGCATATCCCAAAGTTTCCCGAGCTGAAATCGTTGAAAGTGTTAAGGGAGTTGTATTGA
- the rpsT gene encoding 30S ribosomal protein S20, with protein sequence MANHKSSVKRIRQTKTKTLHNKYYAKTMRNAVRKLRAISDKDEAVKLYPVVQKMLDKLAKTNIIHANKAANIKSGLALHISKLG encoded by the coding sequence ATGGCAAATCACAAATCATCAGTAAAGAGAATCCGTCAGACGAAGACAAAGACGCTGCATAATAAGTATTATGCCAAGACAATGCGTAATGCTGTTCGTAAGCTTCGCGCAATCTCTGACAAGGATGAAGCAGTCAAGTTGTATCCTGTAGTACAGAAAATGCTTGATAAGTTAGCAAAGACTAACATCATACATGCAAACAAAGCAGCCAACATCAAGTCTGGTTTGGCTCTTCATATCAGCAAGCTCGGCTAA
- the gyrB gene encoding DNA topoisomerase (ATP-hydrolyzing) subunit B has translation MAENQNSEANYSASNIQVLEGLEAVRKRPAMYIGDISEKGLHHLINETVDNSIDEAMAGYCTDVEITLNEDGSVTVEDNGRGIPVDEHKKLHKSALEVVMTVLHAGGKFDKGSYKVSGGLHGVGVSCVNALSSHMLSQVFRDGKIYQQEYEKGKPLYPVKVVGETTKRGTRQQFWPDPTIFTTTTYKWDIVASRMRELAYLNAGIRITLTDLRPNEEGKTRQEVFHAKDGLKEFVRYVDRHRTHLFDDVIYLKTEKQGIPIEVAIMYNTDYSENIHSYVNNINTIEGGTHLTGFRAALTRTLKAYADAEPTIAKQIEKAKIEIAGEDFREGLTAVISIKVAEPQFEGQTKTKLGNSEVSGAVQQAVGEALSNYLEEHPIEAKKICEKVVLAATARIAARKARESVQRKSVMTGGGLPGKLADCSNKDPKECEIFLVEGDSAGGSAKQGRDRYTQAILPLRGKILNVEKVQWHRVFEAESVMNIIQSIGVRFGVEGEDDREANIDKLRYDKIIIMTDADVDGSHIDTLIMTLFYRFMPKVIEDGHLYIATPPLYKCTYKKASEYCYTEQQRQAFIDKYVEGKEDDKSLHTQRYKGLGEMNPEQLWETTMDPKSRLLKQVTIQNAAEADEIFSMLMGDDVEPRREFIEQNATYANIDA, from the coding sequence ATGGCAGAAAATCAAAACTCCGAGGCAAATTATTCTGCCTCGAATATCCAAGTCCTTGAAGGGCTTGAGGCTGTTCGTAAGCGTCCGGCCATGTACATTGGCGACATCAGTGAGAAGGGACTTCATCATCTTATCAACGAGACAGTGGATAACTCTATCGATGAAGCTATGGCAGGTTACTGCACAGATGTTGAGATTACGCTCAATGAAGACGGCTCCGTTACCGTTGAAGATAACGGTCGTGGCATCCCCGTTGATGAGCATAAGAAACTTCATAAGTCGGCTCTTGAGGTCGTTATGACCGTGCTTCATGCCGGCGGTAAGTTCGATAAAGGCTCTTACAAGGTCAGCGGTGGTCTGCATGGTGTGGGTGTAAGCTGCGTGAATGCACTCTCTTCGCACATGCTTTCGCAGGTTTTCAGAGATGGAAAGATATATCAACAGGAATACGAAAAAGGCAAACCGCTCTATCCGGTCAAAGTAGTTGGGGAAACAACTAAGCGTGGAACCCGCCAACAATTCTGGCCGGACCCGACTATTTTCACTACAACGACCTACAAATGGGACATCGTTGCCAGCCGAATGCGTGAGCTTGCATACCTCAATGCGGGTATACGCATCACGCTTACTGACCTCCGTCCCAATGAAGAAGGCAAGACCCGACAGGAAGTTTTCCATGCAAAAGACGGACTGAAAGAGTTTGTTCGCTACGTAGATCGCCACCGCACACATCTCTTCGACGATGTGATTTACCTGAAAACAGAGAAGCAAGGCATTCCAATTGAAGTGGCTATCATGTACAACACCGATTATTCGGAGAACATTCATAGCTATGTCAACAACATCAATACGATTGAAGGAGGTACTCATCTGACTGGTTTCCGCGCCGCACTGACCCGTACTTTGAAGGCTTATGCCGATGCAGAACCTACCATTGCCAAGCAGATTGAGAAGGCAAAGATAGAGATTGCTGGCGAAGACTTCCGTGAAGGACTCACTGCCGTGATATCCATTAAGGTGGCAGAACCGCAGTTTGAGGGGCAAACAAAGACCAAATTGGGCAACAGCGAGGTATCAGGAGCCGTGCAACAAGCCGTTGGTGAGGCCCTGTCAAACTATTTAGAAGAACATCCTATCGAGGCAAAGAAGATTTGTGAAAAGGTGGTTTTAGCCGCAACAGCACGCATTGCAGCTCGCAAGGCACGTGAAAGTGTACAGCGAAAGAGTGTGATGACAGGTGGAGGTTTGCCTGGGAAACTGGCCGATTGCTCTAATAAAGACCCGAAAGAATGCGAGATATTCCTCGTCGAGGGAGACTCTGCGGGAGGCTCTGCCAAGCAAGGTCGCGATCGTTACACACAGGCAATTCTGCCGCTTCGAGGTAAGATTTTGAACGTAGAAAAGGTGCAATGGCATCGTGTTTTCGAAGCCGAGTCGGTCATGAATATCATTCAGAGCATCGGCGTCCGCTTTGGTGTTGAGGGCGAAGATGACCGCGAAGCCAATATCGATAAACTGAGATATGACAAGATTATCATTATGACCGATGCCGATGTCGACGGTTCTCACATCGACACTCTCATCATGACACTCTTCTATCGCTTTATGCCGAAGGTCATTGAAGACGGACATCTCTACATCGCTACACCTCCATTGTACAAGTGTACCTATAAGAAAGCGAGTGAATATTGCTACACGGAGCAGCAGCGTCAGGCTTTCATTGACAAGTATGTTGAAGGAAAAGAAGACGACAAGAGCCTGCACACACAGCGCTACAAAGGTTTGGGAGAGATGAATCCCGAGCAGCTTTGGGAGACAACCATGGATCCGAAGTCGCGCCTCTTGAAGCAGGTGACCATACAGAATGCTGCTGAAGCCGACGAAATCTTCTCCATGTTGATGGGTGATGACGTTGAACCGAGACGCGAATTCATTGAGCAAAACGCCACATATGCTAACATTGATGCATAA
- a CDS encoding alpha-L-rhamnosidase N-terminal domain-containing protein → MTKWILGFVLFLQAISLQAQRFQPHWIGYPDVDSTAQIWFRQTYLCEGRPQFAMLEVVTTGYFDLYVNGYNVSTDVRMPFRKQAFNDRPISLCFDITRFLRPDSNTIAVWYSPSYPHIQPRQVAISYYGRDAENRPFSLISDSNWLCRKANVRLDTTYDEIFHAPDYSQTQWNTADFAPACWQGAVSLAADNSQKTDYRRVAYTAEHVTKIITPAYYVVEDDTVCYEFNTGFHGYVRVTLRDANMGERLNINGLGYQCSGEMDEQAYRKFTRRTFRNVWITGDQHFKNSQIQRVEGIETAPYPHISWH, encoded by the coding sequence ATGACAAAATGGATATTAGGTTTCGTGCTTTTTCTACAGGCCATCAGCTTGCAGGCACAACGCTTTCAGCCCCATTGGATAGGCTATCCTGACGTAGACTCTACCGCACAGATATGGTTTCGGCAAACCTATCTCTGCGAGGGGAGACCACAGTTTGCCATGCTTGAAGTTGTCACAACAGGCTATTTTGATCTCTATGTGAACGGTTATAATGTATCGACTGACGTCAGAATGCCTTTCCGCAAGCAAGCTTTTAACGACCGACCTATCAGCCTTTGCTTCGATATTACACGCTTTCTTCGCCCCGACAGCAACACGATTGCCGTGTGGTATAGCCCTTCATATCCTCATATTCAGCCTCGCCAAGTAGCTATCTCCTATTATGGAAGAGATGCAGAAAACCGCCCTTTCAGCCTCATTTCAGACAGTAACTGGCTTTGTCGCAAAGCAAATGTGCGGCTTGACACCACATATGACGAGATATTTCATGCCCCTGACTACAGTCAGACGCAATGGAATACTGCTGATTTTGCACCGGCCTGCTGGCAAGGAGCAGTGAGTTTAGCGGCTGACAACAGCCAGAAGACAGACTATCGCAGGGTGGCTTACACAGCCGAACACGTCACGAAGATTATCACACCCGCCTATTATGTCGTTGAAGACGATACCGTCTGCTACGAATTCAATACCGGGTTTCATGGCTATGTGCGTGTAACGCTGCGTGATGCCAACATGGGAGAACGTCTCAATATCAATGGATTAGGCTATCAATGCAGCGGAGAAATGGACGAACAAGCCTATCGGAAATTCACCCGACGCACGTTCAGAAACGTTTGGATTACAGGCGACCAACATTTTAAAAACAGCCAAATCCAGCGTGTTGAAGGTATAGAAACCGCTCCCTACCCGCACATAAGTTGGCATTAG
- a CDS encoding helix-turn-helix domain-containing protein, whose product MKELTIGFLLETNKGSHIDEDLLLVNNIADLPRSNEPGRLDFLFFGMCTSGVGKYSLNTIDYVVLPKDILIVTPGDVTDNYSLSEDFKGIGIIMSKNFYREVILNVHELSSLFLFARNHPVCELETDEVNTVANYFSIIKQKLDNKAHLFRVETVKLLLQALIYDLSNAIYRIQKNDKHHSSRLEKIFFDYAKLVENHFRSERRVGWYAKQLNITPKYLSEAVKAISHRTPNEWIDYYTIHELRIMLKSTAKSIKEIAVELNFPNQSFMGKYFKDHVGVSPSEYRKV is encoded by the coding sequence ATGAAAGAACTAACTATCGGCTTTTTACTTGAAACTAACAAGGGGAGCCATATTGATGAAGACCTCCTTTTAGTCAATAACATCGCAGACTTACCCCGTTCTAATGAACCGGGACGACTTGACTTTCTGTTTTTCGGCATGTGCACTTCAGGGGTTGGAAAATACTCTTTAAATACCATCGACTATGTTGTTCTGCCCAAAGATATCCTTATCGTCACCCCCGGAGACGTCACAGACAACTATAGTTTGAGTGAAGATTTCAAGGGTATTGGCATCATTATGTCGAAGAACTTCTATCGGGAAGTGATATTGAATGTACACGAATTGTCTTCGCTTTTCCTATTTGCAAGAAACCATCCTGTATGCGAACTTGAGACCGATGAAGTCAACACAGTAGCCAACTACTTTAGCATCATCAAGCAAAAGTTAGACAACAAAGCGCATCTTTTTCGTGTAGAGACCGTGAAACTACTGCTTCAAGCCCTCATTTACGACCTCAGTAATGCAATCTATCGCATTCAGAAGAACGACAAACACCACTCTTCCCGCCTTGAAAAGATATTCTTCGATTATGCCAAACTCGTTGAAAATCACTTCCGTTCTGAACGTCGTGTAGGTTGGTATGCCAAGCAGTTGAACATTACTCCAAAGTATCTTTCAGAGGCTGTAAAGGCTATCAGCCACCGTACTCCCAATGAATGGATTGACTATTACACGATACACGAACTGCGCATCATGCTGAAAAGCACTGCAAAAAGCATCAAAGAGATTGCTGTCGAGCTGAACTTCCCGAACCAAAGCTTCATGGGAAAATACTTTAAAGACCACGTTGGTGTGTCGCCTTCTGAATACAGAAAAGTATAG